AGACCGTCTCCTAGCGGCCATCAAgaaaaatgcattacaagcTGGTTTAATGAAGAAATCgctaccaaaaaaaaacaaaaaaaaaaacaaaaaaaacactaaaaatacGAGACTTAATTCCAGCAGTATGAGGAGTCGTGGCTCGTGAGTAAAACGTTTTAATggtcattttaatacatttaagtcAATTAGACTTAAGGCTTCCTCCCTCTGTCAGTAAATTATGGACATTTATTCCGCTTCACTGGATCCCCACCCTTGCTGACCTGGTATAATCTACTTTAATGCCAAGTTTCTGAAGTGTATAGGCCTACCCAAGTGCCTATCAGTGGCTTTTTAATGcttcattacatacaaaaactgATAGCAGTAACACACGTTGATAGTATTACAATTAAAGCCTCCTTTGAGTTATAAAGTAGTCCACTAAACTAAAGTATCTGAAAACAAAGTGAAACACTCTATTTATAGCCTaaatcatctgtctgtctgtgtcctGTGGGAGTCTGTTCCATTGTTGTTCACCTCCTGTTTGGAAAGCTTCATAATTATGGAATCTAACCTGTAATGCACATCAGTGAGGAATATTGTGGGCTTGATTTCATCATGACATTGGAAGTCTTCCAGCCATCTTCAGAGGTTATGACATGGGTGGAAGCGTTCTCATGGTTGGCCTATTGAGAAAGTCTTAGCTGAAATGTTTTTGCTTATTACATGTGCTTTTATGTGATGCATGCCTAGCTGGTCTCAACAGGAAATGCTGGGCTTGTCCTGATATGATACTGCTTGCTCATTCCCTCTGGTCTATAAGAAATTCCTAACTTTTTGCTGGTATTTATAAACTCCACCCCTCACATAAACCCTGCCTACTAACAAGTATGAACAGGCAAAGATTAAAGAAACAGATCAAGTAGACGCTCCCACCCCTAAAACATTCACACAGATGCTGCTCTTTGCAGAAAAACACAGGAGAACCTAAGGAACTATGGGTTTATTTAACATGAGAACTTCAATTCCTCTAAGGTAAGGGGTTCTCTGGTCAGACATCCAAGGATCCTGGTGGATTGACAGTTTTTAGTGAACTCTAGCCTTTTCATTTTTCACATTGGTTTGGTTCTCAGTGAGTCATGGATCTCACTTTGTGGCAGTACCAGTTTCGAATCATCATGCTAGGAGACTCCACGGTGGGCAAGTCTTCCATGTTGAAGAGATACACAGAGGACCTGTTTCTGGAGTGCATCAACCAGACTGTCGGAGTAGACTTCTATGTACACTTTCTAGAGGTTGAACCTGGGGTGAGGGTCAAACTGCAGTTCTGGGATACAGCTGGTCAGGAGAGGTTTAGGTAAGTCCAAATATTTCAAGCTTTTGAAAGTTCTACCATGAATTGAATGAACTACACCCTCCTAATCGAATACTTAAATGTAtactccacccaaaaatgaaaatttactcagcctcatgccATCCCAgattcttttgtggaacacaaatggagatttttagaaaatgattcTATCTCTGGGAGTCTTGCAAGTGGATAGTAATCCAAAAGTTGACGCTTCGAAAACCGCACAAAACAAACACGATGGTAATCCATAAACCCAAGATGATGAATcaaagtcttctgaagcaaaacgataggtttgtgtttgaaaaatactgatatttaaaaaaaaaagaaaaaattcaaaTATAAACCATCGCTTCCAGACAAGTGTCATATGTGTGTACACTTGTGTGAAACGTGCAATAAGTGATGTCTTCTGCAAGTCCATGTTTACGTCAAGGAAACACACATATGGCAGCTAGCCAGGAGTGCTGGTTTATAGTTCGAATTGTTTGAAAAATGAGtattttctcacacaaaccagtcgtttcacttcagaagataTTACTTCATCAAAAGTGGTTGTATGGATTACCATCATGTCCGTTTTGGCTGGCCTTTGAACCATCATCTTGCATTAAATCAGGGATGTCCAAagtcagtcctggagggccacactcctgcagagtttagctccaactttcTAGTACGTTTCTGGCATGCCTAGtgagaccttgattagctggttcaggtgtgtttaattggggttggagctaaactttgcagggcagtggccctccaggagcaggattggacacctcTGCATTGTATGGACTCAAAGAAATGggttatttttctaaaaatctcagtttgtgttccacagaagaaagaaagtcatatatgtGGGACTGTATGAGGGTGAGTAGGCTAAATGATgagatcatttttattttggggtggaGTATCCCTTTTAAGGTGAAAAATCCACAGATGTCCAAATGGAGAAAGAAGGACTATTTTCCCCCTCAAAGTAACTTCTGTACATTTAGTCAGAAGTTCAATGTCTAAAAACAGTTTAAAGAAGTTGCCTTGCTTCTGTAAAACAGTATTGTGAAACATATTACTCATCACAGCAGCAAGTATTCTCATGATACTTCCAGGAAGTATGTTGACAGTCTACACTATAAATGGATTCACTGCCAGGCTCGGCTCCACAGGGGGGGCTTGGCCCACTTAATTGTCCTACCCTGGCAACAGTTCAGCCCACCCTGAAAAGGCCTATAGCCCATCTAGCATCTTAGAGATGGAGTTGGGCCTGTTCACTAGTATGGTTAAATGACTTAGGTTAAAGAAACAAATCacccaaaattctgtcattgtttactcaccctcacgtcattCCAGTGTCTCATGGGTGACGAGCCTTGTGATGAGGGGAAGGCACTTAAAATACATTACTTTttttgacaataaatatagcTTTGAGGTACTGTTTTCACTGCAAAAATGGCATGGATGACCTGAAAAGGTGGGAGCCACCTCTGAACTGGCTTGTAACTGATCTTTTGAGGGTTTGAAAGTCAAAGTGATGTGACATTTCCAACacattttagtttatttcagAATTATCAAAGACTCTATATACCAAGACAGTTTGCCCATATTACTATCATCCAGTTTACCAATTGGCCAGCCCCCAATTGGCAAAATCATCACATCACTGGATCGCAGTTAGAAGCTCCAGTTTTCGTAGAAACAGTCTGGGACTGCACATGCACATTGGAGGGACCAATGCTATTTCAGGATAAGAACCGTTTATGGGGCAGTCCATGTCAGATTTTATTGCTGATTtgatgttatttaaatgttagcagtttttgagatttcagttTTTCACCATTCAAGTAGATGGGAGTTGGTCTTGCATGCCAAAAATAACTGCCTGGAGGCATTGTGAATATGACTGCAGAGTGAACTGACTTTCCTTGAAAAGGCCTTAggaatgacagaaaaaaacatatagttttatttttattattttattattaatatagattttatccattgggaattgattggatggtaaGAAGAGGCTGGAATGGAGCTAGAATTAATGTAATGTATAAatacattattgattattatagtacaaaaaaataattcttcAACTATGGTACATTTGCAGGTCTGTGACTCGCTCCTACTACCGCAATTCAGTCGGAGGTCTTCTGGTATTCGATCTGGGCAACCGTAAATCTTTCGAAAATGTGCAGCAGTGGCACGCGGAGGTGTCAGAACGTGTGCAACCCTACACAGTGCTCTTCGTGCTGGTGGGACACAAGAGTGACCGGGACAAGGCCGGTGAGCGAGCCGTGAACCGAACTGAGGCAGAAAAGCTCGCAAGCCAATTGGGAGCACCGTACATCGAGGCTTCAGCCAAAACAGGTCACAATGTGAAAGAGACCTTTGATCTCTTGACCCGGAGGGTTTATCAGGGCTTGAGAAGTGGAGAGATCCAGTTGCGTGATGGGTGGGATGGAGTCAAGAGCTCAGCTCCTACAGCCCAAATGATCCAGAAGATACAAAACAATGAAGCTGCTGAGAAAAACAAGAGCTGTGCTTGTTAACTTGTGGCATGTGGTTCTCAGAGCCTTTGAGTACAGATCTTCAAATAGGATGGATCAGTCTGGCATTGCCAAATATACCTAAAACAAATCTCAAGGACTTTTGTGATGTAAGATTGTAGGTATTAAAGTTGATCCGACAGATCTTTCCTCATGGCATGGATAATATATGCTTTTCTGCAAGATTTCAGTATTTGC
The sequence above is drawn from the Megalobrama amblycephala isolate DHTTF-2021 linkage group LG13, ASM1881202v1, whole genome shotgun sequence genome and encodes:
- the rab42b gene encoding ras-related protein Rab-42b isoform X1 is translated as MDLTLWQYQFRIIMLGDSTVGKSSMLKRYTEDLFLECINQTVGVDFYVHFLEVEPGVRVKLQFWDTAGQERFRSVTRSYYRNSVGGLLVFDLGNRKSFENVQQWHAEVSERVQPYTVLFVLVGHKSDRDKAGERAVNRTEAEKLASQLGAPYIEASAKTGHNVKETFDLLTRRVYQGLRSGEIQLRDGWDGVKSSAPTAQMIQKIQNNEAAEKNKSCAC
- the rab42b gene encoding ras-related protein Rab-42b isoform X2 — encoded protein: MLGDSTVGKSSMLKRYTEDLFLECINQTVGVDFYVHFLEVEPGVRVKLQFWDTAGQERFRSVTRSYYRNSVGGLLVFDLGNRKSFENVQQWHAEVSERVQPYTVLFVLVGHKSDRDKAGERAVNRTEAEKLASQLGAPYIEASAKTGHNVKETFDLLTRRVYQGLRSGEIQLRDGWDGVKSSAPTAQMIQKIQNNEAAEKNKSCAC